In Methanocella paludicola SANAE, the sequence GAACAAAGAGGAGGTGGATAGAAAAGAAACAGGCAAAAGAAAGGGGCAGAACAAGAACAAGAACAAGAACAGGAAGAAGAGGAAAGAAAGGGAGTACGTGGGAGTGATCAGCAATATGGACGTACGTCCCGAACTGGTGGAGGATTTCATGGACTGGTACTTCGTAAGGAACAACGTGGAGACCGGTTTCAAAGAGAAGAACCAATACAAGATACGGACATGCAGCACCGACAAGGCCTATCGGTTCCTTATCTATTGCATTAGCCTCTACCTCATGAACCTCGTGCAAGTGGTAAGGATTGTTAACAACACCTTTTTCAGGAACGATGAGATGAAAAAACTCGTAATACTGCTGCTCATACTTGACAAACCGCTGGTAGGAGAACATAGGCTCTCAAGAACCCTGATAGTGATTGCCTAGCGACAACCGGATAGCCCAGGCTATCCTAAAACACAGAAAAAACCCATACAAACAGCTAATTTTAACATAAACATCCAATAAAACCCATAACCACACAACCGCCAGAAAAACAACCCAAAAAAGACCACATCGGAAGTACGGTCTGTGAAACTCCGTGAGCTCTGTGCCCCTGTGGTTGGACCACTCAACGACGGCATAACGAGAAAAGGATAAAAATGTTAATCCCAAAACCGCGGAAGAGTCAAAACAATTTAAAAAAGAATTCGCATGAACATTAGCATCATAGCCCTCACGATATTTTGGCGGGGAATAACATTACAAAACAGTATGTGGCCCTCGTGTCACCATCAGCTCTTTCACTTTTTCGTCGTACTCCGCCGCCTCGTCGTCCCTTCCGAGCCTTCGCAGCGCAGCAGCCTTATTATTTAACGTCGTGACGTCCTCGGGATTGATCTCCAGGGACCTGTCCAGGCATTCCAGCGCCTCTGTGTACTGGTTGAGCATGGCGTAGCAGTAGCCCTTATTTGTCCATACGACGGCGACCCCGGGATTGATCCGGAGCACCTCCTCATAGCACTGGATGGCCTCGTTGTACAGGCGAATATCTGATAGCACCACGCCCTTATTGTACCAGGCCTTGGGGTAGGCCCGGTCAATCTTGATCGCGGTCTCATAGTACTCCAGCGCTTCTTTGTATTCGCCCATGTAATAGTGGCAGTTCCCGGCGACGCTTCTCGCTTCTACATGTTTTGGGTCGATATCGAGCGCCTCCTCCAGGTACCCCAGTGCAGCCATGAGGTTGCCGCGCTGGTAATATAAAAGACCTTTAAGGAACCAGGCATCCGGGCTTATGGGATTCTTTTCGAGGGCCTTCTCAATGCACTCCAGGGCCCGGGCGAATGAGCCCATACGGCTCAGGGCGCCAGCCTCGCATAACAGCAGGTCAGGGCTGATCTCGCCCATGCGGTCGAAAATAGCCGCCGCTTCATCATACCGGCCGATGCTGGCGTATAGCATGCCTTTCCCGACGTCGTCCCGCATGTCCTTCATTAGCTATCATGAAGTGTATTTTCACGGCGGGCTTAAACCTATCGTCGTCTCTATATTTAATGACCGACAATATACATTCTCAGGAGCTCTGCAAATGCAATTCCGATGGTACCATGTGGCCGTCGCCGGCCTCGCCATACTTCTGCTCGCTGCCGCCATCCAGATGATCGGGCCTTCCGTAGACAGGGATGTTCTTTACCAGGTCTCGGCGATGGACCTGTTCTCGAACGGCTCGTATGGCGGCATCGTGGACGCAAAGACCCTCAGATCCAACGGCGACTTCGGCATCGGCACGTTCGACGGGCTGAACGGCGAGATGATCGTGTTGAACGGTACCGTCTATCAGGCAGCGTCCGACGGCAAAGTGCACATCATGGGCGATTCGGCCACCATACCATTTGCCGACGTGACCTTTTTCGATGCCGACGACACCGTTACTCTGGCCGGGCATTATAATTTTACATCCCTCACGACAGGCCTGGATGAAAAATTATCATCAAAGGATAAGTTTTACGCTATCCGCATCCACGGCACATTCTCCTATCTTAAACTACGCAGCCCACCTCTACAGGACGAGCCATACCCGGTATTATCAGAAGCCTTAAAGAACCAGTCGATATTCGAGATGCAAAATGTAACGGGCACCATGGTCGGCCTCTATACGCCGGCGTATGCGAAGGGAGTCGGATGGCCGGGATATCATTTCCACTTCATCTCGGATGATGGCCAGACTGGCGGGCACGTCCTGGAGCTATCGGCGAACGACATCGTTGCGGCGCTGGACGATACGCCGCGCTTCAGCATGGTACTGTCGCCTTAGCATTACATCAAGTACGGAATAGCTGGTCGGTCTTAAGGATCTTCGTACCGGACCTGTCCATGATCAGGTCCCAGGCCAGCCCTTCGCCGACCCTTACCTTCCATGCCGGCTTACCCTTGTACGGGTACGGCTCTATGCTCTTGATGCTGTCGGCCGTGATCGTGTAGTTCATAGGCTTTCCGGCAATGCTATAGTATGTTAAATTCATGCCGGTGAGCGTCCGGCTTATGTTGTCCCTTGCGGCATTATCCGGCTTAACGGGAGGCGCCAGCGCCGTCAATAGCTCTATGGCCCCCGGCAGGGACGTTATTCGATCTGACAAAATAGAACTGTCGGGGAAATTCGCCGTCGAAGCATTTATCCCGGGGCTCGCGACCTCCGCATTAGTGAATTCTACGAGCCCGCCAATCGCTTCCATCAGCTTTCCAGTATCGCCGGCATATACCGGCCTGATGGCCGGGAACGTTAACGATACCAGGCTCGCCGAAGCGGCCGGCGAAGCAAGCAATATCGCGATAGCTAAATAAGCGATGATCTTGATCCTCATCTCAATACCCACGACAGGAATTAGGCTATACATGCGTAAAAGGATTATACGGCATTATACCGGCTTTAAGCGGTATTTTTTGTTTTAAGCCGGTAAAGCCCTGATAAGAAATTATTCCACGATCACCGTCAGCTTATACGCCTTATCGTAAGTGCCATTCTCCGCCGAGCTCTTATAGCTGCCAAGTATTACCTGGGTCCCTGGCTTAACAGCCTTAATGTCCCATTCCTGGGTGACCTCGAGCTTCGACAGCCCGGAGCCGCTGAATAGCGAGCTTATCTGCTGTGGCGTATACACGCGCTCGCTGGTGATGTTCAGGCCGTCGGTGACTGTCAGGTTCCAGATATACCCCTGATCGACTCGGGCGGGAAGCTGGAGGTGTATGGTGTCCCCGAGCTTGACCGTAATGGTGCCGCCATTACTGGACTCGCCATAGTTATCCGTCGTGGATGGCGACCAGTTCGTAAAGCTGCTTGTCGCCGGCTGCATCATCGAGCTGGATAATATATCCGAGATATTGATCGACGCTGGGAGTTGAGATTGATAGGAGGCCGGCGTTGGCAGGAAGCTCAAGGAAGACGCAGGCTGCGTAAGCGACGGTAAAAATTGCGAGGAATTAAATGCCGACAAATACGTATCCGGCATGCTCAGCGAAGAGTCGATAAGGCCCGCCGGGAAGCCGAAAGAAGACAGCCCCGATAAGTACGACGACAGCCCGAAACTGGCGCAGCACGCTGTAGAACACGTCAACATAGCAGTAACGACAAAAAAGACCGCAGTAGCCCTTGCATTCATGACCATCGTAACTAAGTTATCTCCGCCCGCATAAAAAGCAAATACGACATAATCACATACTTTTAGCAAAATAACGGCAAATTAATTGGATTATTATTTAGCCCGCTGCCGCATGAACTATATTTAATAGTTGAGGTGAGGGTAGTCATGAAAATGATAAAGCTATGTATCGCAGCGCTGCTGGCCGTCGCAGTTCTCGTCTCCACCGGGTATGCGGCCTCGGCCAGCATGTTCTCGTTCCCTTCGTTATCGATAGGCAGCATGGGATTCGGCCAGATCTCAGCGTCGGACATTGGTAGTAAGCCGATCATATTCGCGCCGAGCAACGCGGACCTTTTCTCCGGAAACTTCCTGGGAACGCATGTTAAGCCTAAGCTGACAGTGAATAACTGGACGTCGAGCATGAAGACGTCGCCCGTTAACCAGATGTTCGCCCTGATGGCCAACGGCATCGGCGGCATACCGGCATACGGCTGATCAGCCTATTTTTTTACCGGAATGGGTATCCTGGCAAGCGGCACGTTCGATCTTTCCTTCTCTACCCTGTAGAAAAACAGGTAATACAGGGATGCCGAGCAAACGTAGGTCACGCAGGTGACCATGAAGGGCAGCACGTAATTGGAGCCGGCCATCATGATGCCGCTCAGGTAGGCGCTCAGCGACTGGCACATGTACCACGACATGGACGTGAGGCTGCTCACCGTTGCCCGCTGCTCGTCCGATACGAGCTCCATGTTGAAGTTGTTGATGGCCGGGTTGGCCATGTTCATTAGGGTCATACGCATGATGTAGGCGAACGCCGCCACGTAAATGTTCGTGGTGAACGCGAGCATTATGAGAAAGGGAAGGGAAGCGAGCTCAGTGAAGGCGATGGTCTTGATCTTGCCGAATCGCTCCACGATGAGAGGGATGACCATCAGGCCCACGATCATGACCATCTCGCCCATGGAATATATCAGGCCGATCTGGTCAGTCGTGGCTGACATTAAATTATGGAAATAGACGTTGAAGAAGGGAACGATCATGCCGGCGCCGATGCCGACCAGGCCGTTGATGACCATGAGCTTTTGCACGTCCCTCGAGCGTAGGGCCGAGCCCAGCACTTCGAACCTTTTTACAGGCCGGGCTTTTCTGCGTTCCTCGTTCATGCTGAGTATGGGCAGGGCCGAGAGGGCGATAATTGCCAGTGACAGGAATAGCGTATAGCGATATACCTCCGGGCTCATCGGGTCCACTCCCATCCCGGACAGTACATCGGGCAGCATGCCGCCTGCCATACAGCCAAAGATATATGCCACCTGGGAGAGCGCCGAATTCGTCGAGAACAGGTACATGCGCTCGTCGGGCTTCGAGTTCTCCATCAGGAACGGCGAGCCTGCCACCGTGTAGAAGGCCGTGCCGATGCCGTATACTGCGCTGAGCACGAGGAGCCAGTCGAGCGAAGTTACGGTATATAGCAGTAACAGCGCCGATGACGTGACGATGATGGAAAATAACAGCGTGTATTTGCGGCCCAGCCTGTCGCAGAGCGAAGCGGCAGGCACGGCTGCCAGGCCCGTCGAGATGAAGACGATGGAGAGCATGAGCCCGAGCATGTCTTCCCTGATCCCCAGCCTCAGGATGTATAGATTAAATATGACGCCGTAAATGCCGAGGTGTACGGACAGTAAAAAATAGTACGCCAGGTATGATCGGGCGTTGTGGCTGAATTGCCCCGCCCTGCTAAGATATTCCCCTAGCGCTTTGATACCCGGCACGTTCGCACGCTCGTTTTTATTATTGCTTAGATGTCCTGCCTCTTGAACAGCCCGTCGGCCGCCAGGAGGAGTATGCCCGTAAATAGCAGCAGGATGACGACGTTTGCCCATAACGGCATGCCGACCTTGTCCGCCGTGCCCGCGAGCAGGGGGCTGACGATATCGTGGCTGATCGGGTCGATCCATATCAATAATTTCGCGTAGAGCGGGTACTGAGCGAACGAATCTCCAAGGATGATCGTCCCCCCGTTCATCAGGGAAAGGTAGCCGATAAGATTGCCTATCGTGTTGGAGAAGTACAGCGCGACCCACGCGACGATGCCGCCGAGGATGGATATGAGCGGGTTTTTGGTCACCGTCGATATCAGTATGCCCAGGGCCACATAAACGCCGAACAGGATGACCATGAATACGATGACCATGGCGGCATTCAATAGGTCCGTGCCGGACGGCACAACGCCCGCGACGACCGCCGTCAGCACGTATGCGATGATCGAGCCTGCCCCGTAGAAGAACGATACTACTCCTAAGCAGCCTATGAACTTACCCAGGATGACCGTGCTCCGCTCCACGGGCTTAGACAACAGCTGATAAATGGTCCGGTCCTTCCTCTCCGCAGATATCGTGTCGGCCGTAATGATGACCGCCAGAAGTACCAGGATAATATTAAGGTAGTCCATAGTGCTCAGGACCTGAGAAGGCATAAAGTCCGACATCAGCCCCATGCTCTTCATATAGTTCAGGCTCATGATCGTGATGCCCAGGATGGCGAGCGCCATTACCGCGTAAAGAACCCCGACTAAGATAAACCGTTTGGATTTTAAGTAGTCCCGGAATTCTTTGGAGGCGATGATAAGTATATCATTCATTTGTCCCTGTGCTGCCATGCTCAGCCCTCCACGTTGCCCTCGGCGGTCACTTTAAGGAATGCGTCCTCGAGAGTGGGCATCTTTTCCCGTATGCCGCGGACCCGGCATCCGGCATTGACCAGGGCGATGTTGATATCCTCGGCCAGCGCCGGGCTCTCGACCGTCACGTCGATGAAGCCGTTATTGCGAGTCACTCCGCCGACTCCCTTGATCTTTTTCACCAGGTCGAGATGGGCGTCCTCGAACCTCGGGGCCATTATCTCGATGACGGGCATGTTCCCTTCGGTGCTCCTGAGGAACTCCTCGATGGGCCGCTCGACGATGAGCCTGCCCTTCTTCACGATGCCGACCACGTCACTGATGTCCTGCACCTCGTGAAGGATGTGGGATGATAAGAAAATGGTGACGTTCTCGCTTTTCAGCTTTTTGATGACTTCACGGATGTCATGGGAGCCCTGCGGGTCGAGGCCCGTCGTGGGCTCGTCCAGGATGAGAAGCTTCGGGCTGCCCAGTAATGCCACGGCGATCCCGAGGCGCTGGCGCATGCCATGAGAATAAGTTCCCACCCGGTCGTTGCCCCGGCCTTCGAGCCCTACTGTCTTCAGCAGTTCCACGATACGGCCGTCCAGCTCCTCTACGCCGATGAGCCTGCCGAAATATTCGAGGTTGCCCCTGCCGCTGAGGTCGTCATAGAATGCGGGCCGCTCGGGCAGGTAGCCCGTGATCTTTTTTATCTCAAGGTGCTGTGTCTTTGCATCTAAGCCCATGATGCTGGCCGAGCCGGCCGTGGGCCTGATGAATCCCATGAGCATGTTGATAGTGGTGGATTTTCCCGCGCCGTTGGGGCCCAGGAATCCGTACACGATCCCCGGCTTGACCGTGAGGTCGAGGTCCTTAACTGCGACGAGGTTGCCGTAGTCCTTGGTTAAGCCATGCGTCTCTATCGCGTTCATATATTGGCCTTCGTTGAATTTATGTCATTACATCAGGCGTTTCGAATATAAATAGTCATGTAGTTTGGCATAGGCTCAAAGAAGTATTTTGGGCATCTGGGCCGATGCCCGTAAACTTTTATTTATATCTCTTAAACGCAATGACTAAGCCAAGCGCGATGAGGGCGCCGATGAGCACAAAGCCCGGGGTGGGCGTCGAGGTGGCCGTTGGGATGGCGGTCGGAGTAGTAGTGACCGTTGTAGTCGCGTTGGGGGCTACGGTCGGGCTAGCCGTGGGCGTGGCACTGATCGCTGGAGTCGCAGTCGCCGTTGGCGTCACGAACTCGACGTTCTCCTCCAGGCCGTACGAGCTACCGTTGGTCGATATGGCAAAGATCGTTATTTCGGCGGGCGTGGAGTTGTCAACCCATGGAAGGCTGGTATAGACCTTACCATCCTTATCGGTGAACGCGCTGTCGGGGTTCAGTATCCCCACGCTAGAGCGGAGCAGGATCTGCCATCCGGCACCTACGGAGTGGCCCCAGTAATCGTTTATCTGGACAGTGATGTCGGCGCTGTTACCATAGGTGATGTGCTGGGTGCTCATGGTCATGTTCGCATAGTAGGGCATCGCCATGAGGACGACGCTCCTGGTATACGTATCGTTCGTGGTGACGTTCAGGCCTTCGGAATAGCCTTCCACATAGTATGGAGACCAGGCGTAGACCCGGTAGAAGCCCTCTGATACGTTCGTGAACTGGAAGAAGCCTTTCTCGTCCGGGGTCACGTTGAAGCCGGGGATGTAATCGGAAGCGTTCGACCCGTTGACGAGCTTCACAATGGTACCGTCCGGTACTGCCTGGCCGGTGTTGAAGGCGACCTTGCCGCTGATGCTTCCCGGTGCAGAAGCGGCCGCCGCAGGCAATATAAGGCAGGCCGATAACAAAAAAATAAAAGCCACGGAAGATATTATGTGGATGCTTCTTCTCATAGATATCATAAAAAATTAGGCCTTTTTGCTATAATAAGCTTGTTTTAACTACGAATGAGGCCGTATATATCGGCTTATAATCGATTTTTATGGGCGGAAATGAGGTCAAAAACCTCTGCCGCCGATGTCTTCCGGTAGCTACCCCTCGCAGTCACTTTAAGCGCCCCAGCGGCGCTGGCGAACTCCAGGCACTCCTCAAGGGACATGCCCCGAAGCCGTGCATACATGAACCCGGCGGCGAATGCCGCCCCTGCGCCGGTCGTATCTACCGCCTCCGTATCGAACGCCGGCACGCTGACGATGGCCCCGTCACAGCATATGCATCCCATTTCGCCCAGCGTAACGATCGCCAGGCCATTGTTGGCCTCGTAGATCTTTCGTGCAGCCTCGACCGGGTCGTCCGATATGAGCTTCGATATCTCCTCGCCGGCGATGACGACGTCGAAAAGCCCTATGTTCCGGATGGAGGGCACGTCGAGATTAAGCTGTGCAGGTATGCCTGCGGCTCGGGCCGCCTTCGCAATGATGGCGCCGTTCCTGCCAAAGCAGCCGTCGACGTAAACGTATTTTGAACTCTTGAAGTCGTCGGGTATCGGGATCTCGTCCTCGGGCGTATTGTCGTGAAAAGTAATGGTCGAGCGCTTCAGCCTGTCCAGGACGATGGCCGTTAAGGCTGTCTTCCCGACTTTCTGGACCAGCGCCTTTACCCCTTCCTTTTCGAGGCTCCATAATACATAGTCGCCCATAGGATCGTCGCCTATCGGGCTGCCTGCCAGGCCGACTCTCATACCCAGGCTCGATAAGGTCAGCGCCGCGAGCGCTGCGTCGCCGCCGACGGACATCCGGTAATCGATCGCCGTGGCCTGCTCGTGCTCGTACTGCTGCCGCTCGAGCCTTCCCGAGATATCCAGCGAGATAGCGCCATAGCAAAAAACGTCGTACACGATTACATTATACGCCATACTATGTTTTTAAGTTTTCATCGCAAACCCTAAATACCATATCGTCTAACCTAATCATTTACCGGTACTCCGGTATGGAGCGTAACCTGTTGTTCGTAGATAGTTTATGTTCCCGTTGCCCGCCGAGAAAGGCACGTGGGCGGGCTTTGACCAGAATAAGCCAATGGGGGCTTAACTATGGAAACGGTAATACAGACAACGGACCTGACAAAATTTTACGGCAAAAGTCGCGGGATAAAGGACGTTAGCATCACAGTAAACAAAGGCGACATCTTCGGCTTTTTAGGCCCGAACGGCGCGGGCAAATCGACCACCATAAGGACTCTTCTGGACTTCATCCGGCCTTCGGCCGGCTCCGCCACGATCTTCGGCATGGACTGCCGCAAGGACTCCGTAGCCATCCGAAAGCGCATCGGCTACATCCCGGGCGACTTCGGCCTGTACGGCCACATGACCGGCTGGAAGTTCCTCGAATATTTCGGGCGCATACGAGGTGGATATGATACCTCGGCCGCAAAAGAATACTCGAAGAAGCTCGACATCCGGCTCGACCGCAGGATGAAGGAGTACTCGAGGGGCATGCGGCAGAAGGTAGCTATCATCCAGGCGTTCATGAATAACCCTGACCTTATCATAATGGACGAGCCCACCAACGGCCTCGACCCGCTGGTGCAGCAGACCTTCATGGATATGCTGCACGAGGACGCAGGCCGGACGATATTCATGTCGTCGCACGTGCTCTCGGAGGTGGAAAAATCCTGCAACCGGGTGGCCATCATCAAGGAAGGCCGCATCGTGACCGAGGAGCAGGTCGAGGCGCTGCGGCAAAAATCCGGCAAAGTGCTTGAAGTCAAGTTCGCGCAGCCCCTGACGAAGGAGATCTTCTACCTGCCCGGCATCAGCAACTTAACGCAGGTCAATGGCGCTTACCGCATGACGGTCACCGGCAGTCTCGAGGAGCTTCTCCAGGAGATATCCCGCCACAGGCTGGCGGATATCAGCATACACCAGATGACGCTCGAAGACATTTTCATGCACTACTACGAGGGGGCGAAGTAAGACGGCGCTGGAAGTATTCAAGCAGGCTATAAAGGATAAGTGGGTTGGCGCCACAGTAGCCGCTGTACTGCTTTTCCTGTACGTGTTCTGGATCGCCACGTTCTACCCGGCGCTCAAGCCGAACATGTCCATGTACGACGACATGCTGAGCAATCCCACGTTCCAGGCGCTACTCGGGGAACAGGTAGCCACCATGGGCACATTTGTGGGATTCATGACCATGGAAGTGTTCAGCTACATGGGGCTCGTCCTGGGCGCGTACATCATCTTTATGGCGGCTTCGTTCGCGGCCGGGGAGATCGAGCAGAAGAGCAGCGAGCTGTTGCTGTCGCTTCCGGTAAGGCGTGAGTCGCTCATCATATCGAGGTTCACGGCCATGCTGCCGTTCATCGCCTTAATCGTGTTGGCGGAGCTGGCCGCTATCTACGCCGGAGGCCGGTATATCGGAGAGGACTCCTCGATACGGTGGTTCGCCTATGCCATGCTGTTCATGGGCTTTTTCCTGGTCGCCGTGGGCGCGATGGCGCTGCTGATATCGTCCCTGATGAGCGATGGCAGGAAGGCCGCCCTGGTATCTCTGGGCATACTGCTCGGCATGTTCCTGGTCGAGAACATCGGCTCGATGGTCACGAGCATCGACTGGGCGAGGAGCCTGTCCCTGTTCCATTATGTAAGGCTGACTTCGATCGTCATGAACCACGAGGTCGTCTGGCGGAATGCCGGGATATTGCTGGTCATCACCGTGGTCTGTCTGGTACTCGCCGTCATCGTCTTCAGGCAGCGCGACATCAACGTCACGTAAAAATAGCAAAGCCCCGACAGGGGCTCTTTTTTTAATTACAAGCGGTAATCTTTATATACCGGGAGTTTAGCTGGCAAGAAAATCCTTAAATAAGCAATAAGGAGACTTCCTAATGCCGAATAAAGTGGCACATGCCTTCGGCAAAAATCAGCTGAGGCTTAACAATGGAAACTGTCATCGAAACGAAAAATCTGACTAAGTTTTACGGAAAAAACCGGGGCATTAAAGACGTGAATATCACCGTACGAAAAGGCGATATCTTCGGCTTCCTCGGGCCCAACGGTGCGGGTAAATCGACCACGATCCGCACGCTGCTCGACTTCATCCGGCCGTCGAGTGGCAGAGCGACCATCTTAGGCATGGACTGCCAGAAGGACTCGCTCGCGATCCGGAAACGGACCGGGTACGTCCCCGGTGACGCGAACCTCTATGGCCACATGACCGGCTGGAAGTATCTCGAGTATATCGGTGGCATCCGGGGCCAGTACGATGCGGCGTCGGCGAAAAAGTACGCGGAGCGCTTTGAGATCCGGCTCGACCGCAGGATGCGGGAGTATTCCAGCGGCATGCGGCAGAAGGTCGTCCTCATCCAGGCCCTCATGAATGATCCCGACCTGGTCATCATGGACGAGCCGACGAAGGGCCTGGACCCGCTTGTACAGCAGATCTTTATGGACGTGGTCCGGGAAGAGGCCGCCAATGGTAAGACCATCTTCATGTCGTCCCACGTGCTCTCCGAAGTTGAAAAAGTCTGCAATCGCGTCGCGATCATCAAGGAGGGCATGATTGTCGCCGAGGAGGACATGGAGAGCCTCAAGCACAAAGCTGGCAAGGTCGTCGAGGTGAAGTTCCGGGGAGCGAAGCCTGAGCCCTTCACGATCAGCGGCATCGGCAACGTGGCGCAGCTCAACGGGTACTACCGGATGACGGCGGCCGGCGATATCCGGAACATACTCCGGGATATCGCCTCCTACGACGTCGAGGACGTCAACATCCACTCCATGACGCTGGACGACATCTTCATGCAGTATTACACGCCCGGGGTGAAGTGAATGTCCCTCGCGGTCCTGTTCCAGACGCTCAAGGACAAGGCGAGGGGGACCGGTTTGGCGGTGCTGCTCATCCTCATCTTCGTCACCTACATGGTGGCGATGTTCCCCGAGGTCCAGAAGATGACGGGCCTCGACGAGCTCATGAAGAGCCCCGCCTTCCAGGCGCTGCTGGGTAAGATTCCCGACTTCACGTCCTTCGACGGCTTCATAACTCTCGAATTATTCACCCTGTCAGCACTGGTCATATGTGGATACATCGCATTCCTGACTGCGTCCTTCCTCGCGGGGGAGATCGAGATGAAGACCATCGACCTGCTGCTGGCGCAGCCCGTCACCCGGGTCCGGCTGGTCATCTACCGATATGCCGCCCTCATACCCATCGTCATCCTGCTCATGGCGGCGATCATGGTCGGATTGTACGTAGGGACCCAATACATGGGCATCGCCGCATCCTACGGCTGGCTCGCGTATGCGCTGGTCTTCGCGGGGGCCTTCATGCTGGCGTTCGGCGGGATCTCCCTGTTCATCTCGGCGCTGTTGAGCGACGGCCGGACGGCGGCGATCGTGTCCCTCGGGCTGCTGTTCGCCATGTACTTCATGGAGACCATCGGGGAGTCCGTGGAAAAGGTGAGCATCGTCCGCAGCCTGTCCCTGTTCCACTACGTCCAGTATAGCAACATCATGGTCTACCATGACTTGAATTTGGGCAACCTCGGCGTCCTTATCGCCGTGGCCGTCGTATTCGTTGCGCTAGCGGTGTATACATTCCATCGCCGGGATATTAACGTGGTATAGGAGGTATGACATGTCCCTTAAAGTACTTCGACAAACGCTGCTGGACAAGTGGAAGAGCATCGGCCTGGTCACCGCCCTATTCTTCGTGTTCATGGCC encodes:
- a CDS encoding tetratricopeptide repeat protein; this encodes MKDMRDDVGKGMLYASIGRYDEAAAIFDRMGEISPDLLLCEAGALSRMGSFARALECIEKALEKNPISPDAWFLKGLLYYQRGNLMAALGYLEEALDIDPKHVEARSVAGNCHYYMGEYKEALEYYETAIKIDRAYPKAWYNKGVVLSDIRLYNEAIQCYEEVLRINPGVAVVWTNKGYCYAMLNQYTEALECLDRSLEINPEDVTTLNNKAAALRRLGRDDEAAEYDEKVKELMVTRGPHTVL
- the budA gene encoding acetolactate decarboxylase — translated: MQFRWYHVAVAGLAILLLAAAIQMIGPSVDRDVLYQVSAMDLFSNGSYGGIVDAKTLRSNGDFGIGTFDGLNGEMIVLNGTVYQAASDGKVHIMGDSATIPFADVTFFDADDTVTLAGHYNFTSLTTGLDEKLSSKDKFYAIRIHGTFSYLKLRSPPLQDEPYPVLSEALKNQSIFEMQNVTGTMVGLYTPAYAKGVGWPGYHFHFISDDGQTGGHVLELSANDIVAALDDTPRFSMVLSP
- a CDS encoding protease inhibitor I42 family protein yields the protein MVMNARATAVFFVVTAMLTCSTACCASFGLSSYLSGLSSFGFPAGLIDSSLSMPDTYLSAFNSSQFLPSLTQPASSLSFLPTPASYQSQLPASINISDILSSSMMQPATSSFTNWSPSTTDNYGESSNGGTITVKLGDTIHLQLPARVDQGYIWNLTVTDGLNITSERVYTPQQISSLFSGSGLSKLEVTQEWDIKAVKPGTQVILGSYKSSAENGTYDKAYKLTVIVE
- a CDS encoding MFS transporter yields the protein MPGIKALGEYLSRAGQFSHNARSYLAYYFLLSVHLGIYGVIFNLYILRLGIREDMLGLMLSIVFISTGLAAVPAASLCDRLGRKYTLLFSIIVTSSALLLLYTVTSLDWLLVLSAVYGIGTAFYTVAGSPFLMENSKPDERMYLFSTNSALSQVAYIFGCMAGGMLPDVLSGMGVDPMSPEVYRYTLFLSLAIIALSALPILSMNEERRKARPVKRFEVLGSALRSRDVQKLMVINGLVGIGAGMIVPFFNVYFHNLMSATTDQIGLIYSMGEMVMIVGLMVIPLIVERFGKIKTIAFTELASLPFLIMLAFTTNIYVAAFAYIMRMTLMNMANPAINNFNMELVSDEQRATVSSLTSMSWYMCQSLSAYLSGIMMAGSNYVLPFMVTCVTYVCSASLYYLFFYRVEKERSNVPLARIPIPVKK
- a CDS encoding ABC transporter permease, translating into MAAQGQMNDILIIASKEFRDYLKSKRFILVGVLYAVMALAILGITIMSLNYMKSMGLMSDFMPSQVLSTMDYLNIILVLLAVIITADTISAERKDRTIYQLLSKPVERSTVILGKFIGCLGVVSFFYGAGSIIAYVLTAVVAGVVPSGTDLLNAAMVIVFMVILFGVYVALGILISTVTKNPLISILGGIVAWVALYFSNTIGNLIGYLSLMNGGTIILGDSFAQYPLYAKLLIWIDPISHDIVSPLLAGTADKVGMPLWANVVILLLFTGILLLAADGLFKRQDI
- a CDS encoding ABC transporter ATP-binding protein, with translation MNAIETHGLTKDYGNLVAVKDLDLTVKPGIVYGFLGPNGAGKSTTINMLMGFIRPTAGSASIMGLDAKTQHLEIKKITGYLPERPAFYDDLSGRGNLEYFGRLIGVEELDGRIVELLKTVGLEGRGNDRVGTYSHGMRQRLGIAVALLGSPKLLILDEPTTGLDPQGSHDIREVIKKLKSENVTIFLSSHILHEVQDISDVVGIVKKGRLIVERPIEEFLRSTEGNMPVIEIMAPRFEDAHLDLVKKIKGVGGVTRNNGFIDVTVESPALAEDINIALVNAGCRVRGIREKMPTLEDAFLKVTAEGNVEG
- a CDS encoding carboxypeptidase-like regulatory domain-containing protein; the encoded protein is MPAAAASAPGSISGKVAFNTGQAVPDGTIVKLVNGSNASDYIPGFNVTPDEKGFFQFTNVSEGFYRVYAWSPYYVEGYSEGLNVTTNDTYTRSVVLMAMPYYANMTMSTQHITYGNSADITVQINDYWGHSVGAGWQILLRSSVGILNPDSAFTDKDGKVYTSLPWVDNSTPAEITIFAISTNGSSYGLEENVEFVTPTATATPAISATPTASPTVAPNATTTVTTTPTAIPTATSTPTPGFVLIGALIALGLVIAFKRYK
- a CDS encoding carbohydrate kinase family protein, with the protein product MAYNVIVYDVFCYGAISLDISGRLERQQYEHEQATAIDYRMSVGGDAALAALTLSSLGMRVGLAGSPIGDDPMGDYVLWSLEKEGVKALVQKVGKTALTAIVLDRLKRSTITFHDNTPEDEIPIPDDFKSSKYVYVDGCFGRNGAIIAKAARAAGIPAQLNLDVPSIRNIGLFDVVIAGEEISKLISDDPVEAARKIYEANNGLAIVTLGEMGCICCDGAIVSVPAFDTEAVDTTGAGAAFAAGFMYARLRGMSLEECLEFASAAGALKVTARGSYRKTSAAEVFDLISAHKNRL
- a CDS encoding ABC transporter ATP-binding protein produces the protein METVIQTTDLTKFYGKSRGIKDVSITVNKGDIFGFLGPNGAGKSTTIRTLLDFIRPSAGSATIFGMDCRKDSVAIRKRIGYIPGDFGLYGHMTGWKFLEYFGRIRGGYDTSAAKEYSKKLDIRLDRRMKEYSRGMRQKVAIIQAFMNNPDLIIMDEPTNGLDPLVQQTFMDMLHEDAGRTIFMSSHVLSEVEKSCNRVAIIKEGRIVTEEQVEALRQKSGKVLEVKFAQPLTKEIFYLPGISNLTQVNGAYRMTVTGSLEELLQEISRHRLADISIHQMTLEDIFMHYYEGAK